In the genome of Balneolaceae bacterium, the window AGCAGACGGTAATAAATACTTATTTCTCTTACCTGCGATTTTCTTGTAACCTCGCAACATCTCTTCCTGAAATATAGCGAGGAGACCTTCAGTTCCTCAAACCGCTAAACACAAGTACGGGTCAAACCCTTGGAAGGTTAAAGCACCTTCAGCAGTTTATTTTCAGGGTCCATTTCAACATGCTTCAAAGCAGGATTTTACTCTACGTCTAATTGATTAATCTCATCATACATCGTTTTAAATGTATTCCATTGGGTGCTGTCACCGCGCTCCTCATCCAGTCGTTCTTCGTAATATGCATCCATAAAATCACCCGCTCCCGACCAAATTGTCTGCATAACACCGTAATATCGATCTTTCATTTCATCTGTGGATTGATCTCTAAATCTCAGCATATCCTCCACCTGCTTCACAGCTACATCGGGAGTTCTCCAGGGGCATGATATCACCCGAAATCCCTTCATCGCAAAATAAGCTGCTGTGGGATAAGCGGTTTCATAGTGCCAGTCGTTAATCACCACATCTTTTGGAATCAGATCAACAGCACGATATGTATTATTCATACTCGCTTCCCACATACCAATACCCGTTGTTTTTCCATCGATAAGCCGGTCGCCCCAGATCCAAAGTTCTACTCCCTGGTCTGCAAGATGATTTCTGATTTTGGTCACCTCACCGGCGTACAACTCCGCTTTATCTCTGCCGTGGCAACGCGGACACTGCTCATGCCCAATGTAAAAAACCTCGTCCATGCCTGCGTGAAAGGCATCTGCTTCAAACACCTCCACAATCTCATCCACAATATCAAAAACCACATCGTGGACGTCGGGATGCAGCGGGCAGTAGCTTTTGCAGTACAATCCATCCTCATTCGGCCATTCGTACTCCTCCGGCATTTCGATGTCGGGTGTTTCGTCGAACTCCGGGTATTCCTCAAGCAGGTTTTCGAGATCTCCAGCCCAGGATTGATGACCCAACAAATTCACCTGTGGAATGAGCCGGATTCCATTTCTATTACCGGCAGCAACCAGTTTTTTTACATCCCGTTTAGAGAGAGCTATCGAATCTTGAAGCTCCGGACGGCTTTCATACTGATAGTTATAATCGACCCGTAATACCAATGTATTTACATTTCTGGGAGCCAATTCCTCGTCCATAAATTTTACAAACCGATCTACTTCATCAACTTGCGGAGCCGCAATGGCAAATCCGCGAACCGTCAGGAGGCTGTCCAGGGGTTGTTGGGCAAACAGATTGGTTGAAATTAACAGAAGTAACGGTATGAACAGGGAAACAAGTTTTTTCATCGATCAATAATTTTTGTTATAAATACGTAGATGAAAAATAACAGCCTGTTTCAATTATTCCAGTTTGATTCACTTTCAGTCATTTTTTGGAACTGGTTCCAATATATCGGATATTCATAGCCCTGAAATTTTGGCGCTGCTTCGCTTTGTATCAAATCTTTTTCTCATTTCCTTGTTCCGAAGGTCTCCTTCGGAACATTGCCCTTGGAAGCTCTGCTTCTGGTAAAATATCCATAGTGTTTAATTCCTTTTTATCTATTGGTGTGATAGTTGAGTAGAAGCGGAGTTTCGGGTTGGCGTTCCGAAGGAGGACCTTCGGAACGAGTGAAGTGAACGAAGAGCAACAATAATAGAACAGATAGGAATGAGGCAGTTGAAATGTACTTATCCTTCATGATAGAATCGGATCTTAAGCAATCGAATCTTTAGAAAACTCCCCATCCACCAGCCGCCAGATGCCTCTTGGATTCTCATCTTTCAGTTCATCCGGCAGGGTAATATTGGGAAAATCCTGGTAACAGACCGGGCGGGCAAATCGCCGGATTGCGGTAGTTCCGACGGATGTACTTCGGCTGTCGGTTGTGGCGGGAAACGGTCCGCCGTGAATCATGGCATGGCAGACACGGACACCTGTTGGGTAGCCGTTAAAAATAATTCGTCCCACTTTTTGCTCGAGGATTTCAATCAGTTCTGAATATTCGGCCAGATCTTCCTCTGTTCCATGAATAGTGGCCGTTAAGTGTCCCCGCAACCGCTGGGCTGCCTGGATCAACTCCTCTTTTCCTGAAGATGAAACCAGCACTGTGGACGGGCCAAATACTTCTTCCTCTACCTCCTGGTTCTTAAAATAAACGGATGCTGATGCCCGAAGTAATGCAGACGATCCCCTGTATCCATTTTCATCGTCATCGCCTTTTGCCAGAACTTCTATCCCTTCAATTTTGGAGAGTTTTTCAAGGCCGGATTGATAATTTTTCTGAATTCCTTCATTCAACATCACTCCTGCCGACACACGTTTCATCCGTTCTGTAAGTTCAGATTGAAAGGAATCAGCATCTTCGGTTTCCTGGTGAAACACGAGTCCGGGATTGGTACAAAACTGCCCAACTCCCAGCGAAACCGATCCGGTGAGTTCTTCAGCAAGAGATTCTTTTCGTTCTTTCAATGCACCGGGCAGAATAAAAACGGGATTTGTACTCCCCATTTCGGCATAGACGGGAATGGGTTCGGGGCGTTTATTGGCTTCCTCAAACAGAGCCGTTCCGCCTCCGTATGATCCGGTAAATCCAACAGCCTTAATTTTCGGATGACGCACAATGGCCAGTCCGGCCTCATGAGAAGTCCCGTGAACCATCGAAAAAACACCATCCGGCATTCCGGTTTTCTCAGCGGCCTTTAAAATAGCTTCAGCCACCAACTCACACGTTCCCGGGTGCGAGGGATGAGCTTTCACCACAATCGGGCATCCGGCAGCCAGCGCCGACGCTGTATCTCCGCCGGCAACTGAAAAGGCAAGCGGAAAATTGCTGGCACCAAATACACCAACAGGTCCGAGTGCTTTTCGCATGCTGCGAACGTCAGGTTCACCGGTATCAATTCGGGCATCCACCCATGAACCATCGCGAACCACATCAGCAAAAAGTTTGAGTTGATTCACGGTTCTGCCGCGCTCTCCGGTTAATCGCCCTTCCGAAAGGCCCGATTCTTTCATACACCGGTCGATCAGCTCATCACCCAGCGCCATGATCTCATCTCCAATGGCATCCAGGAAATCCGCTCTTTCTCCTGCACTCTTTTTGCTGTATTTGGGAAATGCATCTGCGGCCTTCTCCGCTGCATGATTCACTTCTCCCTCTGTAGCCTCATGAAAAGCCGGGTCTAATGAATCTTTTGTTGCGGGATTTACCGCCTGGAATGTGTCTTTGTTATCTGCTGATTTTTCGTTTCCAATAAAATTTTGTCCTGTAAGAGCCATATTACGATGCGACTTTGTTAATTAAGATTCCAATGGGTTGAATGGTAATTTGAATTTCGTCACCTGCCTGGAGTGTAAAATCTTTTCCGGGCACAATTCCGGTTCCGGTCATTAATAAACTTCCAAATGGAAATGAGCACTCCCGGTACAGATATCCTACCAATTCTTCAAATTCCCGTTTTATCTGGTCGATTCCAATTTCATCCGAAAATATATCTTCTCCATTCCGAATAATTTCTATTTCAACTTTTGTACTCTCCGGCAACGGTTCATCCGTCACATAAATACAGGGGCCAACAGCGGCTGAACCATCGTAAGATTTGGCCTGCGGCAGGTATAGCGGATTTTCTCCCTCGATACTTCGCGAACTCATATCATTGCCAATGGTGTATCCCACAATCTTCTGGTTTGATGTAATTACCAGTGTGAGTTCCGGTTCGGGGACATCCCAGGTGGAATCTTTTCGAATTCGAACTTCTTCTCCTGAACCCACACATCGGTGACGATTTGATTTAAAAAACAACTCGGGCCGATCAGCCACATACACCCGCGCATAAAAATCTCCGCCACCGGCCTCTTTCGATTCCTCCTGCCGGCCCAGCTTGCTGTTGTAGTAGGTTACCCCGCTGGCCCAGATCTCTTGATTCTGAATGGGTGGTTGCAATTCGTTCTCAATGAAACTCTTTGCATCTTCGATCGGATTTCGGGATCGAATTACCTTTTCTGCTTTCGCAAGCAGATCATCATCATTGACAAATGAATCCCAATCTTCATTCTCAAGAAGATAAAATGAATCATTTTTGTTGATAAGAATACCGCTATCGGTCTTGTAAATTTTCATCGGCTTTTATCTATTTCATCATTTAACTGTTTAACTCATAAGTGAGCTTTGAGGACTATATTCCGTCTTCGCTCCACTCAAAATGACGTCTGTTTGAGAGCCCCATTGGGATTCCTTCGGGCAATGAGGCTGTATACCGAATGAAGACGAAAACTATTGCTCAGATTCATAAACACCCATAAATAACTCCCATTTCTACTCAATTTCAATATCAAAAAATATTTGGGGATGTTCATCCGGAGCGGTCACTGCATTGAGGACTTCAAAAGGTAATTCGATGGAATCCACCCGATCCAGAGTTTTAATATTCAGGACTTTCACAGACATTGGTTCAATCGTCAGTACATCCGGCTGCTGATGCAATGTGTATTCACTCTGGTTTCGCAGGATATATTTAGAACTGGAGTGATTGGTAATCTTCACATTCAGGACAGATGTATCACCCAAATAACCAATTTCAGAAAGTTCAAGGGATTCCTCGATAAGCGGAACGAGAAACGGTTCGTGACCAATCAAAAAATCATTCGACCAAACAACGGTATTTCCATTCATCAGGCTCTCTTTCAGAGCTTCTTTCGTTCTCTCTTCAGAAAACACAAGTGTAACCGGACGATGTCCGCCGTGATGCACATCATACTCCCAATCGATCAACCCGTGAATATCAGACGTTCCCAGGATTGTTAAATCGTAATCCAATGCAATCTGCAGAGCTTCTTCTGAATAGGTAAACTCGTTCACAACTTCAATGCCGTGAAGCATCCCTCCTTCAATTAGCTCATTATGAACATCAGAAAGCCTGGCAACCC includes:
- a CDS encoding family 20 glycosylhydrolase, whose amino-acid sequence is MKKLVSLFIPLLLLISTNLFAQQPLDSLLTVRGFAIAAPQVDEVDRFVKFMDEELAPRNVNTLVLRVDYNYQYESRPELQDSIALSKRDVKKLVAAGNRNGIRLIPQVNLLGHQSWAGDLENLLEEYPEFDETPDIEMPEEYEWPNEDGLYCKSYCPLHPDVHDVVFDIVDEIVEVFEADAFHAGMDEVFYIGHEQCPRCHGRDKAELYAGEVTKIRNHLADQGVELWIWGDRLIDGKTTGIGMWEASMNNTYRAVDLIPKDVVINDWHYETAYPTAAYFAMKGFRVISCPWRTPDVAVKQVEDMLRFRDQSTDEMKDRYYGVMQTIWSGAGDFMDAYYEERLDEERGDSTQWNTFKTMYDEINQLDVE
- a CDS encoding aldehyde dehydrogenase (NADP(+)), which codes for MALTGQNFIGNEKSADNKDTFQAVNPATKDSLDPAFHEATEGEVNHAAEKAADAFPKYSKKSAGERADFLDAIGDEIMALGDELIDRCMKESGLSEGRLTGERGRTVNQLKLFADVVRDGSWVDARIDTGEPDVRSMRKALGPVGVFGASNFPLAFSVAGGDTASALAAGCPIVVKAHPSHPGTCELVAEAILKAAEKTGMPDGVFSMVHGTSHEAGLAIVRHPKIKAVGFTGSYGGGTALFEEANKRPEPIPVYAEMGSTNPVFILPGALKERKESLAEELTGSVSLGVGQFCTNPGLVFHQETEDADSFQSELTERMKRVSAGVMLNEGIQKNYQSGLEKLSKIEGIEVLAKGDDDENGYRGSSALLRASASVYFKNQEVEEEVFGPSTVLVSSSGKEELIQAAQRLRGHLTATIHGTEEDLAEYSELIEILEQKVGRIIFNGYPTGVRVCHAMIHGGPFPATTDSRSTSVGTTAIRRFARPVCYQDFPNITLPDELKDENPRGIWRLVDGEFSKDSIA
- a CDS encoding fumarylacetoacetate hydrolase family protein; amino-acid sequence: MKIYKTDSGILINKNDSFYLLENEDWDSFVNDDDLLAKAEKVIRSRNPIEDAKSFIENELQPPIQNQEIWASGVTYYNSKLGRQEESKEAGGGDFYARVYVADRPELFFKSNRHRCVGSGEEVRIRKDSTWDVPEPELTLVITSNQKIVGYTIGNDMSSRSIEGENPLYLPQAKSYDGSAAVGPCIYVTDEPLPESTKVEIEIIRNGEDIFSDEIGIDQIKREFEELVGYLYRECSFPFGSLLMTGTGIVPGKDFTLQAGDEIQITIQPIGILINKVAS
- a CDS encoding Sb-PDE family phosphodiesterase — translated: MKSKQNRIKKSLLATLCMVIFAMPALAQHSHEHTHDYRKIVFPDIPGYHTLSADLHMHTVFSDGSVWPNIRTEEALRDDIDVIAITDHLEYQPHEDDIPHPDRNRSYQVAEESRPANSDLIVINGSEITRDMPPGHSNAIFVEDANELLTDDFMDAFRAAKNQDAFIFWNHPNWISQRKDGVARLSDVHNELIEGGMLHGIEVVNEFTYSEEALQIALDYDLTILGTSDIHGLIDWEYDVHHGGHRPVTLVFSEERTKEALKESLMNGNTVVWSNDFLIGHEPFLVPLIEESLELSEIGYLGDTSVLNVKITNHSSSKYILRNQSEYTLHQQPDVLTIEPMSVKVLNIKTLDRVDSIELPFEVLNAVTAPDEHPQIFFDIEIE